From the genome of candidate division KSB1 bacterium:
TATTTTCCCGCAAGCAGCCCGCTGGCGGCGGACAGGGAATATTTGCGGGTGTTGAAGCTGCCACCGCCCAGGGTCAGGGTCAGGCCGCGTTGCCGCGAGAAATCCGAGGTCACGATGTTCACTGACCCGCCAATGGCGGGCGGGCCGTAGAAAGCGCTGCCCGCACCGCGCTGCACCTGAATGTCCTGCGCATTGGCGAGCAAATCGGGGAAGTCGATCCAGTAAACGTTGTGATCTTCCGGATCGTTTTGCGGCACGCCATTGATCAACACCGCGATGCGGCGCTGATCGAAGCCGCGAATCGACAGATAATTGTAGCCCAGGCCGTTGCCGTTTTCGGAATAGAACTTGATGGCGGGCAGTTCGCTGAGCAGCACGGGAATATCCTGCGCCGGATGGCTCTCGGCAATCGCTTCGCGCGTCAGTGTGGCAAAGGCCACCGGGCTGTGGCGCGCGCGCGCGCGTGTTGCGATCACCGTAACCGTGGGGCTGACCAGTGGTTGCGGCTGCAAGGCGAGCGTCACGTGCACCTCCGGCTGGTTGATCGTGACGGGCTGGCGCAGCGTTTCGTAGCCGATGAAGGTTGCCACCAGCACCACCCGGCCGGGCGCGACGTTCGGCAGCCGGAAACGGCCCTGCGTGTCGGACAGGGTGCGCAGGCTCGTGCCCTCGATGTGCAGATGACAGCCGGGCAGCGCGGCGTGCGTTTCGCGGTCACGAACCGTGCCCGAGAGCACGGCACCCTCTTGCGCAGCACTTGTGGCCGTCAGCATCATCATGACGCCGCACCAAAAGGCAAACAAAGACTTCATGGCGCACCTCACAAAAGAAAAAGCCGCTTTCCAATTTGTTCATAGGGAAGCGGCCGCCGAACGGCGGGCGCACAGGCCACGCACGCAGAACGAAATTGCCGACCGTTTCCCTACGCCGGTATGATCCGGATCAGGTTCCAAGGGTGTATTCTCAGTCCCGGATGTTTGGGACACCCCTAACGAGTCGCGCGAAAAATAACAGGCGGTCGGGCCAAAGTCAACCGGAAATTTGCAAGCGCGGCCTTGCTTTTTGTACGGACTCTTGTATTTTGGCAAAAAAAGCACACGGATCCTGCCGGACGACAAGCTCATGACTGCGGAACCGCAATGGCTCTCCTGGGCCAAACAAATTCAGGCCATCGCGCAAAACGGATTGGCCTTCAGCAGCAATCCTTTCGATCAGGAACGCTACCAGGCGCTGCAGCGGCTGGCCGCCGAGATCATTGCCGGGCATGCGCTGTGTTCCCGTGAGCATTTGGCTGCCATGCTCGCAGAGGAGAAGGGCTACGCCACCCCGAAAGTGGACGTGCGGTGCGTGGCGTTTCGCGCGGGCAGGATTTTGCTGGTGCAGGAGAAGCACGACGGCAAATGGGCGCTGCCCGGCGGCTGGGCGGATGCCGGCCTGGCGCCCTCGGAAGCTGCCCTCAAAGAATTGCGTGAAGAAACCGGCTTCACCGGCATCGCGCGCAAGATCATCGCGGTGTATGACCGCCGCCGGCATTGCGACATTCCACATCTGTTCGACACCTACAAAATTTTCGTGCAGTGTGACCTGCTGGACGGTGAATTCCAGCCCAATCTCGAAACGCGTGCCGCCGATTTTTTCAGCCTGGAGGAGCTGCCGCCCCTCTCCGAAGGCCGCACCACCCGCGCCAATCTGGTGGAGGCCTTTGAACATCTCAAAAATCCCAGCCGGCCCACGGCATTCGATTAACCCCAACCGCTGGCCCCATGGAACCCGAAGTTTTGTTGCAGGAATTGGTGGAACGCTTCACCGGCAAGCCGGCGCAAGCCATCACCGAATTGAAGGCGCATGGCTCCGACCGCCGCATCTTCCGGCTGCACCAGGCCGAACGCACGCTCATCGGCGTGCACAACGCCGATCGTGCCGAAAACACCGCCTTTCTGGAATTCTCCCGCCACTTTCGCCGCTGCGGTCTGCCGGTGCCGGAGATCTACGTGGAAGATCTGGAGCGCAACATTTATCTCGAAGAGGATTTGGGCGACACCACACTTTTTGCGCTGCTGAGCCGGGAAAGAAACGCCGCCGGTTTTTCGCCGGCGGTGGTCGAGCTCTACCACAAGGTCGTGCGCTGGCTGCCGCAGTTTCAAATTCGTGCGGGCCGGACACTGAACTACGAGGTCTGCTACCCGCGCGCCCGCTTCGACAAACAGTCGATGCTGTGGGATTTGAATTATTTCAAATACTATTTTCTCAAGCTCGCCAAAATTCCCTTCAACGAGCAGGAGCTGGAGGACGATTTTGAACGATTCACCGGTTTCCTGCTGCAGGCGGAGCAGAATTTCTTTCTGTATCGCGATTTTCAGTCGCGCAACATCATGGTGCGCGGGGATGAGCCCTATTTCATCGACTATCAGGGCGGACGGCGCGGCGCGCTGCAATACGACATCGCCTCGCTGTTGTTCGATGCCAAAGCCGACCTCCCTTTCGAGCTGCGCGAGGAGCTGCTGGAAGCCTACCTCGAGGCCGCGACCGAGCTGCTGCCGCTCGATCGCGGGCAGTTCCGGCGCTTCTATTACGGCTATGTGCTGATCCGCATCATGCAGGCGATGGGCGCCTATGGCTTCCGCGGCTTCTATGAACGCAAAACCCACTTCCTGCAAAGTGTGCCCTACGCCATACGCAATCTCGAATACGTGCTGCGCACCGCGGATTTGCCGGTCGAGCTGCCCGCACTCACCGACATCTGGCACCGGCTGGTGCGTTCGACGATTTTGCGCGAGTTGGGCAATGTGCAGTTGCGCCTGACCGTGCGCATTCAGAGTTTTTCCTACAAGAACGGGCTGCCGCAGGACGACACCGGCCACGGCGGCGGCTTCGTGTTCGACTGCCGCGCGCTGCCCAATCCCGGCCGCCTGGAAAAATTCGCCAAACTCACCGGCCTCGATCCCGAGGTGATCGCCTTTCTGGAGAATGAGGAAGCGGTGCACAATTTTATGA
Proteins encoded in this window:
- a CDS encoding NUDIX hydrolase: MTAEPQWLSWAKQIQAIAQNGLAFSSNPFDQERYQALQRLAAEIIAGHALCSREHLAAMLAEEKGYATPKVDVRCVAFRAGRILLVQEKHDGKWALPGGWADAGLAPSEAALKELREETGFTGIARKIIAVYDRRRHCDIPHLFDTYKIFVQCDLLDGEFQPNLETRAADFFSLEELPPLSEGRTTRANLVEAFEHLKNPSRPTAFD
- a CDS encoding phosphotransferase, giving the protein MEPEVLLQELVERFTGKPAQAITELKAHGSDRRIFRLHQAERTLIGVHNADRAENTAFLEFSRHFRRCGLPVPEIYVEDLERNIYLEEDLGDTTLFALLSRERNAAGFSPAVVELYHKVVRWLPQFQIRAGRTLNYEVCYPRARFDKQSMLWDLNYFKYYFLKLAKIPFNEQELEDDFERFTGFLLQAEQNFFLYRDFQSRNIMVRGDEPYFIDYQGGRRGALQYDIASLLFDAKADLPFELREELLEAYLEAATELLPLDRGQFRRFYYGYVLIRIMQAMGAYGFRGFYERKTHFLQSVPYAIRNLEYVLRTADLPVELPALTDIWHRLVRSTILRELGNVQLRLTVRIQSFSYKNGLPQDDTGHGGGFVFDCRALPNPGRLEKFAKLTGLDPEVIAFLENEEAVHNFMTHVRDLINQVVENYQRRNFTDLFIAFGCTGGQHRSVYCANQLARHLREKYPINVEVVHRDL